In one window of Chryseobacterium sp. JV274 DNA:
- a CDS encoding alpha/beta fold hydrolase produces the protein MIFSTKKEKKYSYVEAGEGHPLVLLHGLMGGLSNFDKMVDFFSERGFKVYVPQLPIYDLPVLNTNLTTIAKYIIKFIESHISGPVTIMGNSMGGHVGLILTLARPDLVKNLVLTGSSGLYERTFGDSFPRKNDRSYIKKKTEEVFYDPKIATEDLVDEVFAVVNDRMKGIKTVMLARSAIKHNMLNDLPKILTPTCLIWGKQDNVTPPEVAEDMHKFIPNSDLFWIEHCGHAAMMEKPDEFNEILYNWIKDKV, from the coding sequence ATGATATTTAGTACAAAAAAAGAAAAGAAATATTCCTATGTAGAAGCGGGAGAAGGACATCCATTAGTGCTGTTGCACGGGTTAATGGGTGGTTTGAGTAATTTCGATAAAATGGTAGATTTTTTTTCGGAAAGAGGCTTCAAAGTATATGTTCCTCAGTTGCCGATCTATGATCTGCCGGTACTCAATACGAATCTTACCACTATCGCAAAATATATTATCAAGTTTATAGAAAGTCATATTTCAGGCCCGGTTACCATTATGGGAAACTCAATGGGTGGGCATGTAGGGCTTATCTTGACGTTGGCAAGACCTGATTTGGTGAAAAATCTTGTGCTTACAGGAAGTTCCGGATTATATGAAAGAACTTTCGGGGACAGTTTTCCAAGAAAAAATGACCGATCTTATATCAAAAAGAAAACGGAAGAAGTTTTCTATGATCCAAAGATTGCGACAGAGGATCTTGTAGATGAAGTTTTTGCGGTGGTAAATGACAGAATGAAAGGAATAAAAACGGTAATGCTGGCAAGAAGTGCCATCAAACACAATATGCTGAACGACCTTCCTAAGATTTTGACACCTACGTGTCTGATCTGGGGAAAACAGGATAATGTGACTCCTCCGGAAGTGGCTGAGGACATGCACAAGTTTATTCCAAATTCAGATTTATTCTGGATAGAGCATTGCGGCCATGCAGCCATGATGGAAAAGCCGGATGAATTCAATGAAATCCTGTACAACTGGATAAAAGATAAAGTTTAA
- the mraZ gene encoding division/cell wall cluster transcriptional repressor MraZ has protein sequence MKNFIGTYECKIDDKGRLKVPSSLIKQMENFEDKAFVVKRSVFQPCLEVYPMNAWDKLMGKINKLNRFIKKNADFIRMFTAGVKTVELDNAGRLQISKDLTNFANLQKDIVITSAGELFEIWDKEAYEKVISTNETDFASLAEDVMGSFEEE, from the coding sequence ATGAAAAATTTCATTGGAACATATGAGTGCAAAATTGACGACAAAGGCCGCCTAAAAGTTCCTTCATCTTTAATTAAACAGATGGAAAACTTCGAAGACAAGGCATTTGTAGTCAAAAGATCTGTGTTCCAACCCTGTCTGGAAGTCTATCCTATGAATGCATGGGACAAACTGATGGGCAAAATTAATAAACTGAACAGATTCATAAAAAAGAATGCTGATTTCATACGAATGTTTACGGCAGGAGTAAAGACAGTAGAATTGGATAATGCAGGAAGGTTACAGATCTCTAAAGACCTGACGAATTTTGCAAATCTTCAGAAAGATATTGTGATTACCAGCGCGGGAGAGCTCTTCGAAATTTGGGATAAAGAAGCCTACGAAAAGGTAATCTCAACCAACGAAACTGATTTTGCAAGCCTTGCCGAAGATGTGATGGGCTCTTTCGAGGAAGAATAA
- a CDS encoding FtsL-like putative cell division protein — protein sequence MAKRTTNRPQKRLTFIDIIKGNFLNRDEIKIHYKYFLLLFILMMAMIYTNHLVNKKIKIVNALKEETEEYKSRNAYAQSKLIKVKMESELGKEVARDSLMTLENHPHKLLIKLDSTDAKAK from the coding sequence GTGGCAAAAAGAACAACAAATCGACCCCAGAAAAGACTCACTTTTATAGATATTATAAAAGGAAACTTTCTGAATCGTGATGAGATCAAAATACATTACAAGTATTTTCTCCTGTTGTTTATATTGATGATGGCCATGATTTATACCAACCATCTCGTCAATAAAAAAATTAAAATTGTAAACGCCTTAAAAGAGGAAACAGAAGAATACAAATCGAGAAATGCTTACGCCCAGAGTAAGCTGATCAAAGTAAAAATGGAATCAGAGCTGGGGAAAGAAGTTGCCCGGGATTCATTGATGACCCTGGAAAACCACCCTCACAAATTGCTAATAAAACTGGACAGTACAGATGCAAAAGCAAAATGA
- the rsmH gene encoding 16S rRNA (cytosine(1402)-N(4))-methyltransferase RsmH, translating to MYHNPVLLKQSVDDLVTNPDGIYVDCTFGGGGHSREILSRLSDKGRLFSFDQDLDALKNTIDDPRFTLVNQNFRFLENSLLMYGVPQVDGVLADLGVSSHQFDEADRGFSTRSNAPLDMRMNVMQNLDAKRVINEYEESELADLFYHYGELREARKLAREIVHHRKTKSINTTEDLKKLFSYIPPHKVNKFYAQLFQAIRIEVNQELEVLKEMLVQAYNVLKPEGRLVVISYHSLEDRLVKRFLKNGMFEGEPARDIYGNYKKAFELIKSKAIIPDDQEIEENSRARSAKMRTGIKI from the coding sequence ATGTATCATAACCCCGTTTTGTTGAAGCAGAGTGTTGATGATTTGGTGACGAATCCTGACGGAATATATGTGGACTGCACCTTTGGAGGCGGAGGCCACTCCAGGGAGATTTTGAGCAGACTTTCTGATAAAGGGAGATTGTTCAGTTTTGACCAGGATCTGGATGCACTTAAAAATACAATTGATGATCCTAGATTCACATTAGTTAATCAGAATTTCAGATTTCTGGAAAATTCATTACTAATGTATGGAGTTCCTCAGGTAGATGGTGTTTTGGCCGACCTGGGTGTTTCTTCACACCAGTTTGATGAAGCAGACAGAGGTTTCTCTACAAGAAGCAATGCTCCTTTGGACATGAGGATGAACGTAATGCAGAATCTTGATGCTAAAAGAGTGATCAATGAATATGAAGAAAGTGAGCTTGCAGATCTTTTCTATCATTATGGAGAATTAAGAGAAGCAAGAAAACTGGCGCGAGAAATTGTTCACCACAGAAAAACAAAGAGCATAAATACAACTGAGGATTTGAAAAAGCTTTTCAGCTACATTCCGCCTCATAAGGTTAATAAATTTTATGCCCAGCTTTTCCAGGCAATAAGAATTGAAGTTAACCAGGAGCTTGAAGTATTAAAAGAAATGCTGGTTCAGGCTTATAATGTGTTGAAACCGGAAGGAAGACTGGTCGTTATTTCTTACCACTCTTTAGAAGACCGTTTGGTAAAAAGATTCCTGAAAAACGGAATGTTTGAAGGAGAACCGGCAAGAGATATTTACGGAAATTATAAAAAGGCATTCGAATTGATAAAGAGTAAAGCAATCATTCCTGATGATCAGGAAATCGAAGAAAACTCAAGGGCAAGAAGTGCCAAAATGAGAACGGGAATAAAAATATAA
- a CDS encoding GNAT family N-acetyltransferase, which produces MSNIVWKIKTFDEFTVPELYSVLKARIDVFVIEQNCPYPDLDNYDQKAVHIWAEEDGQVLAYCRVFDKGIKYDETSFGRVLTTEQARGKSLGKQLIQYAVETIENRFHTSEIKISAQDYLLRFYSGFGFIDTGKKYLEDDIPHTEMIRK; this is translated from the coding sequence ATGAGTAATATTGTCTGGAAAATCAAAACGTTTGATGAGTTCACCGTTCCTGAATTGTATTCGGTATTGAAAGCACGTATAGATGTTTTTGTTATTGAACAGAACTGTCCTTATCCTGATCTGGATAATTATGACCAGAAAGCGGTTCATATCTGGGCTGAAGAAGATGGGCAGGTGCTGGCATACTGCCGTGTTTTTGATAAAGGAATAAAGTATGATGAAACTTCCTTCGGCAGAGTTCTGACTACGGAGCAGGCAAGAGGAAAAAGTCTTGGGAAACAGCTGATACAATATGCTGTAGAAACCATAGAAAATCGTTTTCATACTTCTGAAATCAAAATATCCGCACAAGATTATCTTTTAAGATTCTACAGTGGATTTGGATTTATAGATACAGGGAAAAAGTATCTTGAAGATGATATTCCACATACGGAAATGATAAGAAAATAA
- a CDS encoding ATP-binding protein, whose product MLSTIIMYAGLKFLGVFLLFIGCNFSENRTSPAKTPSAEADKMYNEATALYNNDNERAFTLLSKAESIYKLKNDSLNIASCLTTKAIILNDIGDYLSCNERALDALTFLKLPEDSAYLPSIYNNLAISEKNLKHYAEALTWYHKALHASSDNYQKIRIKNNIADTYGKLKNYSQGIRIYQSILKDKELLQHDIDYARILDNYNYISWLENNNYKAEEGLLSAFFLRQKINDKSGLISSHSHLAEYYLNSDKTKALHHINEKYRLAKVIKNPNDRLEALEFMVKNDKGVRLQNYFTEYQYLNDSIQLSRDKAKNRFALIEFDVEKKNAENQQLKVITVQKQNRILKQNVILGILSLSLIGGSILYKRRKKRLKRENELRIKENQLHLSKKVHDVVANGIYQVMTKIENQEDFDKEKVLDELEFVYEKSRDISYEKTASENKQEFSKKVSTLIASFNNENVKTYLAGNDENIWKTLKEFTREEIYQVMRELLVNMKKHSHATHVAFKFERKNNRIQIQYTDNGIGISEGITYKNGLTNTDSRIEAINGEIIFDTETEKGLKIYISFPAS is encoded by the coding sequence TTGCTATCAACTATTATCATGTATGCCGGGTTAAAATTTCTAGGAGTCTTTCTTTTATTCATTGGCTGTAATTTTTCCGAAAACAGAACTTCTCCGGCGAAAACCCCTTCAGCTGAAGCGGACAAAATGTATAATGAAGCAACAGCTCTGTATAATAATGATAACGAAAGAGCATTTACACTTCTGTCAAAAGCAGAGAGTATCTATAAACTAAAGAATGACTCACTTAATATAGCATCCTGTTTAACAACCAAAGCAATTATACTGAATGATATTGGAGATTATCTTAGCTGTAATGAAAGAGCTCTTGATGCATTAACCTTTCTAAAACTGCCTGAAGATTCTGCCTATCTGCCTTCCATATACAATAACCTTGCGATATCTGAAAAAAATCTCAAGCACTATGCAGAAGCTCTTACCTGGTATCATAAGGCATTGCATGCAAGTTCAGATAATTATCAGAAAATCAGAATTAAAAATAATATTGCAGACACCTATGGAAAACTGAAAAATTATTCACAGGGAATCCGTATCTATCAATCTATCCTTAAGGATAAAGAGCTGCTACAACATGATATAGATTATGCAAGAATTTTAGATAATTACAATTATATCAGTTGGCTTGAAAACAATAATTATAAAGCAGAAGAAGGTTTATTATCAGCTTTCTTTTTAAGACAAAAAATCAATGACAAATCCGGACTTATATCCAGCCATTCTCATCTTGCTGAATACTATTTAAACTCTGATAAGACCAAAGCTTTACATCATATCAATGAAAAATATCGTTTAGCAAAAGTAATCAAAAACCCTAATGATAGATTAGAGGCTCTTGAATTTATGGTTAAAAATGATAAAGGAGTTCGTTTACAAAACTATTTCACAGAATATCAATATCTAAATGACAGCATTCAATTATCCCGAGATAAGGCAAAAAACAGATTTGCACTGATAGAGTTTGATGTAGAAAAAAAGAATGCAGAAAACCAGCAGCTTAAAGTGATTACCGTCCAGAAACAAAACAGAATTTTAAAACAGAATGTTATTTTAGGAATTCTCTCCTTAAGTTTAATTGGTGGCTCAATATTATACAAGAGAAGAAAAAAAAGACTGAAACGGGAAAATGAATTAAGAATAAAAGAAAATCAGCTTCATCTTTCCAAAAAAGTGCATGATGTGGTAGCCAATGGTATCTATCAGGTGATGACAAAGATCGAAAATCAGGAAGATTTTGATAAAGAAAAAGTACTCGACGAGCTTGAGTTTGTGTACGAAAAGTCCAGAGATATTTCCTATGAGAAAACAGCCTCTGAAAATAAGCAGGAATTCAGCAAAAAGGTATCAACTCTTATTGCATCTTTTAATAATGAAAATGTAAAAACGTACCTGGCCGGAAATGATGAAAATATATGGAAAACGCTAAAAGAATTTACGCGGGAAGAAATCTATCAGGTTATGCGTGAACTTTTGGTAAATATGAAAAAACACAGCCACGCCACCCATGTTGCTTTTAAATTTGAAAGAAAAAATAACAGGATACAAATTCAGTATACAGACAATGGCATCGGCATTTCAGAAGGAATTACCTACAAAAATGGTTTGACAAATACGGATTCCCGTATTGAAGCTATCAATGGAGAAATTATTTTTGACACTGAAACCGAAAAAGGGTTGAAAATTTATATTTCATTTCCTGCTTCTTAA
- a CDS encoding metallophosphoesterase family protein, whose protein sequence is MDKQIVFVLLFISTFFSAQKPVQIAFLSDIHFQDLYGSFSDHDFKGILNPKTGKYTILRTMDSQLHSTRIFNENYFAFLKALDDIAAKGIKIVAMPGDFSDDGQAYNLRGLHRILEQYHQKYGINFYLTTGNHDPVGPFRNDGGKDDFLGQNGNPLGIYSKESIGKSTDKIITKDIAESGYFEILNELKDFGFYPKKEDLFWSTPFDHDTFKNYTYKKGLEAAEYSKRLYEVENGFSVPDLSYVVEPVKDVWVIAIDGNTYIPKNINENSHSPSNYKGASIGYNNVLTNKQHLIEWIRRLSGEAKKNNKTLIAFTHYPMIDFNDGATNEIKNLLGEKKWQLERVPQEEVAKVFAETGLQIHFAGHMHINDTGIRKFGENILVNVQVPSLAAYLPAYKILTIQSPDKLEVQTEVLNEVPRFNELFPLYEKEYKALQHDITKILWNKDILKTKSYHDFMLFHLKELVRLRMIPDDWPKDFIEKAGKLNGEDLLLFTQNNNQLKEKRIRSETFTKWSFDDLLLDLYKFQSADELAKRDIPKERLKQYQILEKLYQENQSQNVLVRQLKSVFKILTLLSNGDPADQFEIDLTEQEIRKR, encoded by the coding sequence ATGGATAAACAAATAGTCTTCGTTTTATTGTTTATAAGCACGTTTTTCTCGGCGCAGAAACCTGTACAGATTGCTTTTCTGTCTGACATACATTTTCAGGATTTATATGGAAGTTTTTCAGATCATGATTTTAAAGGAATTCTGAATCCTAAAACGGGAAAATATACAATCCTGAGAACGATGGATTCTCAACTGCATTCCACAAGAATCTTCAATGAGAACTATTTTGCCTTTCTCAAAGCGTTGGATGATATTGCTGCTAAAGGAATTAAAATCGTAGCGATGCCCGGAGATTTTTCTGATGATGGACAGGCTTATAACCTTCGTGGGCTTCATAGAATTTTAGAACAGTATCACCAGAAATACGGGATTAATTTTTATCTGACCACGGGAAACCACGATCCTGTTGGGCCGTTTCGAAATGACGGAGGAAAAGATGATTTCCTCGGACAAAATGGAAACCCATTGGGGATTTACAGTAAAGAAAGTATCGGAAAATCAACAGATAAGATCATCACAAAAGATATTGCAGAATCCGGATATTTTGAAATTTTAAATGAATTAAAAGATTTTGGTTTCTATCCTAAAAAAGAAGATCTGTTCTGGAGTACACCCTTTGATCATGATACTTTTAAAAATTATACTTACAAAAAAGGGTTAGAGGCTGCAGAGTATTCCAAAAGGCTATATGAAGTGGAGAATGGTTTTTCTGTTCCGGATTTAAGTTATGTTGTTGAACCAGTGAAAGATGTATGGGTGATTGCTATTGACGGAAATACCTATATTCCTAAAAATATCAATGAAAATTCCCACAGTCCGTCTAATTATAAAGGAGCAAGCATTGGCTATAATAATGTGCTGACCAACAAACAGCATTTGATAGAATGGATAAGAAGACTTTCTGGTGAAGCAAAGAAAAACAACAAAACCCTGATTGCATTTACCCATTACCCAATGATTGATTTCAATGACGGTGCAACCAACGAAATTAAAAACCTCTTGGGAGAGAAAAAGTGGCAGTTGGAGCGTGTTCCTCAGGAAGAAGTGGCAAAGGTATTTGCTGAAACAGGATTACAGATTCATTTTGCAGGGCATATGCATATTAATGATACAGGAATCAGAAAATTCGGTGAGAATATTTTGGTCAATGTTCAGGTTCCATCACTGGCCGCCTATCTGCCGGCGTATAAAATTCTGACGATACAGTCTCCTGACAAACTGGAAGTACAAACTGAGGTTCTAAATGAAGTTCCGCGTTTCAATGAATTGTTTCCTTTGTACGAAAAAGAATATAAAGCTTTACAGCATGATATAACTAAAATACTTTGGAATAAAGACATTTTAAAAACAAAATCCTACCATGATTTTATGCTTTTCCATTTAAAAGAATTGGTCCGTTTGCGAATGATTCCTGATGACTGGCCAAAAGACTTTATAGAAAAAGCAGGGAAGCTGAATGGTGAAGATCTGTTGTTATTCACCCAAAATAATAATCAGCTCAAAGAAAAGAGAATCAGATCTGAAACTTTTACAAAATGGTCTTTTGATGATCTGTTGCTGGATCTGTATAAATTTCAATCAGCAGATGAGCTGGCGAAAAGAGATATTCCCAAAGAAAGGCTGAAGCAGTACCAAATATTGGAAAAACTCTATCAGGAGAATCAGTCACAGAATGTATTGGTAAGACAGTTAAAATCTGTTTTTAAAATTCTTACACTGCTTTCTAACGGAGATCCGGCAGATCAGTTTGAAATAGATTTGACAGAACAGGAAATAAGAAAACGGTAA
- a CDS encoding penicillin-binding transpeptidase domain-containing protein has product MQKQNEYDNKRKKTLRWGYLFAVVALCVFVMFLARIVILQNTNVQEIKDDYINKNYREATLKAARGNLFASDGSILATTVMRYDIFLDFKTMKDTVYSNHIEALTDSLSKMFGKSRGEFRQKFDEQKKKKNQYYTLVKGLDFDQYDRIRKFPIFKKGKNKGGFIVDRNYKRELATSEIGAGTIGMDNGELRSGLEGAFSKYLTGTDGKRLEQRINSSQWKPIDFWKVQEPVDGEDVYTTLDLRIQDIAHSALEKQLVHFEAKHGTVIVMEVETGKVRALVNLRRTDSGDYEDSYNYALKDNIEPGSTFKTISLLAAMDDGFIDENTTVNVGNGVWTYAKQRISDGHGGGTYDISDVLAKSSNVGTAKLITKYYAEKPQIFLDHLKRWKLFDKMDIELPGITKPKIVTPQNKRWNAATLASISYGYSSNINLLQLTTFYNGVANGGKMLKPLFIDKIMKDGKVMYNAKPEVMVNKMASEKAIKMMTSALTKAVEKGTGRSIFTPNLKMAGKTGTARFEYWLPGPMKYRASFAGFYPADAPKYTCYVMISEPNTSIGFYGGPVSAPVFKEIAGKTFLKTPQNIEKEMLVDKKVNLSKMVEPNVKVAVNDKQMPNVVGLIGKNVIPQLENLGYRVDYKGVGRIKEQFPLEGTTISKNQRIYLSLQH; this is encoded by the coding sequence ATGCAAAAGCAAAATGAATACGACAATAAACGTAAGAAAACGTTACGATGGGGCTACCTCTTTGCAGTGGTAGCTTTGTGCGTGTTTGTAATGTTCTTGGCAAGAATTGTTATTCTTCAGAATACCAATGTTCAGGAAATTAAAGACGATTACATTAATAAAAACTATCGTGAAGCTACTTTAAAGGCTGCCCGCGGTAATCTTTTTGCTTCTGACGGCTCTATTCTCGCAACCACAGTGATGCGATATGACATCTTTCTTGACTTCAAAACGATGAAAGATACGGTGTACTCCAACCACATCGAAGCGCTGACAGATTCTCTGAGCAAAATGTTCGGAAAATCCAGAGGAGAATTCAGACAGAAATTTGACGAACAGAAGAAAAAGAAAAACCAGTACTATACTTTGGTAAAAGGACTGGATTTCGATCAATATGACAGAATCCGAAAGTTCCCTATCTTCAAAAAAGGTAAAAATAAAGGAGGATTTATCGTTGACAGAAACTACAAAAGAGAGTTGGCCACTTCAGAAATCGGTGCCGGAACTATCGGTATGGATAACGGAGAGCTTAGATCAGGATTAGAAGGTGCTTTCTCGAAATATTTAACGGGTACCGACGGTAAAAGACTGGAGCAGAGAATCAATTCTTCCCAATGGAAACCTATCGACTTCTGGAAAGTTCAGGAACCGGTAGACGGAGAAGACGTATATACAACCTTAGATCTTAGAATTCAAGACATTGCACACTCCGCTCTGGAGAAGCAGCTGGTCCATTTTGAAGCAAAACATGGAACTGTGATTGTAATGGAAGTTGAAACCGGAAAGGTACGTGCCCTTGTGAACTTAAGAAGAACAGATTCAGGAGATTACGAAGATTCTTACAACTACGCCCTAAAAGATAATATTGAGCCCGGATCCACTTTTAAAACCATTTCGCTTTTAGCAGCAATGGATGACGGCTTCATTGATGAAAATACAACTGTAAACGTAGGAAACGGTGTCTGGACTTATGCAAAACAGAGAATTTCTGACGGACACGGCGGAGGAACATATGATATCAGTGATGTTTTAGCTAAATCCAGTAATGTAGGAACAGCAAAACTGATCACAAAATATTATGCAGAAAAGCCTCAGATTTTCCTTGACCACCTGAAACGTTGGAAGTTATTCGACAAAATGGATATAGAACTTCCGGGAATCACAAAACCAAAGATCGTAACTCCACAAAATAAAAGATGGAATGCCGCCACGCTGGCTTCTATTTCTTATGGGTATTCTTCCAACATCAACCTTCTGCAGTTGACAACTTTCTACAACGGCGTTGCCAATGGCGGAAAAATGCTTAAACCTTTATTCATTGATAAAATCATGAAAGATGGCAAAGTAATGTACAATGCCAAACCTGAAGTAATGGTAAACAAAATGGCTTCTGAAAAAGCGATTAAAATGATGACCAGTGCTTTAACCAAAGCGGTAGAAAAAGGAACAGGACGAAGCATCTTTACTCCCAACCTTAAAATGGCAGGTAAAACAGGAACTGCAAGATTTGAATACTGGCTGCCTGGCCCTATGAAATACCGCGCATCATTTGCCGGGTTTTATCCGGCAGACGCACCAAAATACACCTGCTATGTAATGATAAGTGAACCCAATACATCAATAGGATTTTATGGAGGACCCGTTTCAGCACCCGTATTTAAGGAAATTGCAGGAAAAACATTCCTGAAAACTCCTCAGAATATCGAAAAAGAAATGCTTGTAGACAAAAAGGTAAACCTGAGCAAAATGGTTGAACCTAATGTAAAAGTAGCAGTAAATGATAAACAAATGCCTAATGTGGTAGGATTAATCGGTAAAAACGTAATCCCGCAATTGGAAAACTTAGGATACCGTGTCGACTATAAAGGAGTGGGAAGAATTAAAGAACAATTCCCTCTGGAAGGCACAACGATCAGCAAGAACCAGAGAATTTATTTGTCTCTGCAACATTAA
- a CDS encoding response regulator, with the protein MFKKILIAEDHESSSISVQKTLEDLTISTTDYVYYCDDALAKIQKSIRENDLYDLLITDLSFEEDHNIQNLKNGKELIKAVKELQPSLKIIVFSAEHRSGIIDSLFNEYGINGFVRKARNDSKELKKAIASTYVNENYLSLDLKQEVKKLNNYEFSTYDITLVSLLSQGVLQKNIPVYLQNNDIKPYSLSSIEKKLNSMKEDLQITSNEQLVAFCKDLGII; encoded by the coding sequence ATGTTCAAAAAAATTTTAATAGCTGAAGATCACGAAAGCAGCAGTATTTCTGTACAGAAAACATTAGAAGACCTTACTATTTCCACCACAGATTATGTTTATTATTGTGATGATGCATTAGCTAAAATTCAAAAATCCATTCGTGAAAATGATCTTTATGATTTGTTAATTACAGATCTTTCTTTTGAAGAAGACCACAACATACAAAATCTTAAAAATGGAAAAGAGCTGATAAAAGCCGTTAAAGAACTACAGCCTTCTTTGAAAATAATTGTTTTTTCAGCAGAGCATAGGTCCGGAATTATTGATAGCCTTTTCAACGAATACGGAATCAATGGTTTTGTTCGTAAAGCCCGAAATGACTCAAAAGAACTGAAAAAAGCAATTGCCTCAACTTATGTGAATGAAAATTATCTTTCTCTCGATCTTAAACAAGAAGTAAAGAAGCTCAATAATTATGAGTTTTCCACCTATGACATAACTTTGGTATCTCTCCTGTCTCAGGGTGTTTTACAGAAAAACATCCCTGTTTATCTTCAAAATAATGATATTAAGCCCTATAGTTTAAGCAGTATAGAGAAAAAACTGAACAGCATGAAAGAAGATCTTCAGATAACAAGCAATGAACAGCTTGTAGCTTTTTGTAAAGATTTGGGAATTATTTAA
- the yihA gene encoding ribosome biogenesis GTP-binding protein YihA/YsxC produces the protein MIIKTAEFVKSSGKWQECPEPNIPEYAFIGRSNVGKSSLINAMMNHKDLAKTSGTPGKTQLINHFLVNENWYLTDLPGYGYAKVSKVQRKDFEKLITNYILNRRNLVNLFVLVDSRHSPQKIDLEFIQWCGESGIPFSIVFTKADKLKPNVVIKNVEDYKTELHKTWEDLPELYITSAEKKEGGDNILDFIQKTNDFLTNNNISFDE, from the coding sequence ATGATTATCAAGACAGCAGAATTTGTAAAGAGTAGTGGAAAATGGCAGGAATGCCCAGAACCAAATATTCCCGAATATGCTTTTATCGGAAGGTCGAACGTAGGAAAATCATCACTGATCAATGCCATGATGAATCATAAAGATTTGGCTAAAACTTCGGGGACTCCGGGAAAAACTCAGCTGATCAATCATTTTTTGGTGAATGAAAACTGGTACCTTACCGATTTACCAGGATATGGATATGCAAAAGTTTCAAAAGTTCAGCGAAAGGATTTTGAAAAACTGATCACCAACTATATTCTGAACAGGAGAAACCTGGTGAACCTTTTTGTTTTGGTAGATTCAAGACACTCTCCACAGAAAATTGATCTGGAATTTATCCAATGGTGCGGAGAAAGTGGAATCCCATTTTCAATTGTCTTTACAAAAGCAGATAAGCTAAAACCGAATGTGGTTATTAAAAACGTTGAGGATTATAAGACCGAACTTCATAAAACATGGGAAGATCTTCCTGAACTGTACATTACGTCAGCAGAAAAGAAAGAAGGCGGAGACAACATTCTTGATTTTATACAAAAGACCAATGATTTTTTAACGAATAATAATATAAGTTTCGATGAGTAA